One Salinimonas marina DNA segment encodes these proteins:
- a CDS encoding uracil-DNA glycosylase family protein yields MASKQQHDEFTRLMTRVRQCTVCQSELPQPPRPVLAASPDSRIIVIGQAPGIVAHDTAMPWNDRSGDRLRNWMGVDRETFYNTNLISLIPMGFCFPGYKNGADAPPRKECAPTWHHLLMANIQPELVLLVGRYAQQYYCKEYRTLTFGVEKEAQKDSKFMILPHPSGRNNRWLRNNSWFEASVVPQLKSRVADLLSA; encoded by the coding sequence ATGGCATCAAAGCAGCAACACGACGAATTTACCCGCCTGATGACGCGAGTACGACAATGTACCGTGTGTCAGAGTGAACTCCCCCAGCCACCCAGGCCAGTGCTTGCGGCCTCGCCTGACAGTCGTATCATTGTTATTGGTCAGGCTCCCGGAATTGTGGCCCACGATACCGCGATGCCGTGGAATGATCGCAGTGGCGACCGGCTGCGCAATTGGATGGGGGTCGATCGCGAGACATTTTACAATACCAATCTCATTTCACTCATTCCCATGGGCTTTTGTTTCCCCGGCTATAAAAATGGCGCAGATGCTCCGCCCCGTAAGGAATGTGCTCCTACCTGGCATCATCTTCTGATGGCCAATATCCAGCCCGAGCTGGTGCTATTGGTGGGTCGCTATGCCCAGCAATATTATTGTAAGGAATATAGAACATTAACGTTTGGAGTAGAAAAGGAAGCTCAAAAAGACAGTAAGTTTATGATATTGCCCCACCCCTCAGGTCGGAACAATCGCTGGCTGCGTAATAACAGCTGGTTCGAGGCTTCGGTGGTACCACAGCTTAAATCCCGGGTCGCCGACTTGTTGTCGGCGTAG
- a CDS encoding bifunctional diguanylate cyclase/phosphodiesterase — protein sequence MTNTHYDNDELTFLDEDGSRSDHVAPGKFWNVLVVDDDEELHTVTRLALSQVVINNRQLRFLHAYSASQARAILSQHGSQIALILLDVVLESEDAGLTVVKYLRETLQLEEPRIVLRTGQPGYAPEQTIITDYDINDYKTKTELTRSRLLTTVITSIRSYQHIVTINQSRLGLQKIIDASANLLEEHSIKAFCEGVVIQLSSLLGLEAEGLVCAKAGSLIDKDANTVYVLGAAGDFANLINQPVTRLNNAAIAENIQRCLRQKTHIFDDGFSVLYLNRAGFEAAVYVNLAHELSDTNKQLLEVFLSSIAIGYENVHLFQQLRNAAFRDWLTLLPNRNEFINLLEKPAAGDPLTKVVALIDISRFSDINDGLGQDAGNALLVSVATRLSSFFEAPVIKARISSDVFGLIGPAEKITPEQINSLFQSSFQALDHTIPLNVHIGFYEIAQQGDSGLDILKRTNIALNRAKKHHHDNFEYYAPEIEERTTWQLNMIRRLRNDFADRKLQLWFQPQIDLTSEQVVGVESLLRWPDEEGGFIPPTVFIPLAEYSGLIVDIGQWVVEESCRRIQSLNQGGYPGLRVAVNISMPQFRDRYFVQKIKQALTRFECPPAQLELEITESVVMDEPQIVIDALTSLKQFGVAIAIDDFGTGFSSMSYLQRLPLDRLKVDRSFVNDIQPGKSAVIAETIVSLGIKLGLCTIAEGVERPDQAEYMKQLGCMEAQGYLYAKPMPFDELTAYLESHTG from the coding sequence GTTACGCGCCTGGCGCTGTCTCAGGTAGTAATTAACAATCGGCAACTGCGATTCTTGCATGCTTATTCTGCCAGTCAGGCCCGGGCTATTTTATCTCAGCATGGTTCGCAAATTGCGCTCATTCTGCTTGATGTGGTTCTGGAGTCGGAAGATGCCGGCCTTACCGTCGTAAAATATCTGCGTGAAACCCTGCAACTGGAAGAACCCCGCATCGTGCTGCGTACCGGCCAGCCTGGTTATGCCCCCGAACAAACCATTATTACCGATTACGACATCAACGATTACAAAACAAAAACGGAACTCACCCGCAGTCGTCTGTTGACCACGGTCATTACCTCAATACGTTCTTACCAGCATATCGTCACCATCAACCAGAGTCGTTTGGGGTTGCAGAAAATTATTGATGCTTCAGCAAATCTGCTTGAAGAGCATTCGATAAAAGCCTTTTGTGAAGGGGTCGTCATCCAGCTTAGCTCGTTACTGGGGTTAGAGGCTGAAGGACTGGTCTGTGCCAAAGCCGGCTCTCTTATCGATAAAGATGCCAATACCGTGTATGTGCTTGGCGCGGCAGGTGACTTTGCCAACCTAATCAATCAGCCGGTGACCCGACTGAATAACGCGGCGATTGCAGAAAATATACAGCGTTGCCTGCGCCAGAAAACACACATTTTTGATGATGGATTCTCGGTCCTTTACTTGAATCGGGCCGGTTTCGAAGCCGCCGTGTATGTAAACCTTGCCCATGAACTGAGCGATACCAACAAACAGTTGCTGGAAGTGTTTTTATCAAGTATTGCGATCGGTTACGAAAACGTACATTTGTTTCAACAGTTGCGCAATGCGGCCTTTCGGGACTGGTTAACATTGCTGCCAAATCGTAATGAGTTTATCAACTTACTTGAAAAACCTGCCGCAGGCGATCCGCTTACTAAAGTCGTCGCCCTCATCGATATCAGCCGCTTTTCTGATATTAATGATGGCTTAGGGCAAGATGCAGGAAATGCGCTGTTGGTGTCGGTCGCCACCCGGTTGAGTTCATTTTTTGAGGCACCGGTGATCAAAGCACGTATCAGCAGTGATGTTTTTGGCCTGATTGGTCCTGCCGAAAAAATCACCCCTGAACAGATTAATAGTTTGTTTCAATCCTCATTTCAGGCGTTGGATCACACCATTCCATTAAATGTGCATATCGGGTTTTACGAAATTGCCCAGCAGGGTGACTCCGGTCTGGACATTTTAAAGCGCACCAATATTGCGCTGAACCGGGCCAAAAAGCATCATCATGATAATTTTGAATACTATGCCCCTGAGATAGAAGAGCGTACCACCTGGCAGTTGAATATGATTCGCCGGCTGCGCAATGATTTTGCTGATCGCAAATTGCAGCTATGGTTTCAGCCGCAGATCGACCTGACTAGCGAACAGGTAGTCGGGGTGGAAAGTCTGTTACGCTGGCCGGATGAGGAAGGTGGCTTTATCCCGCCGACGGTGTTTATTCCTTTGGCCGAGTATTCCGGACTCATAGTGGACATTGGGCAGTGGGTGGTGGAAGAGTCCTGCCGACGTATTCAAAGCTTAAATCAGGGCGGCTATCCGGGGCTCAGGGTGGCAGTGAACATTTCTATGCCGCAGTTTCGCGATCGTTATTTTGTGCAAAAGATCAAACAGGCACTGACCCGCTTTGAATGTCCTCCAGCACAGCTTGAATTGGAAATTACCGAAAGTGTGGTGATGGATGAGCCACAGATTGTCATTGATGCGCTGACCAGTCTCAAGCAATTCGGGGTAGCCATTGCCATTGATGATTTTGGCACCGGGTTTTCATCTATGAGTTATCTGCAGCGATTGCCGTTAGACCGTCTTAAGGTTGATCGTTCTTTTGTAAATGATATTCAGCCTGGCAAAAGCGCGGTGATTGCAGAAACCATTGTAAGCCTGGGGATTAAACTGGGCTTATGCACCATCGCCGAAGGCGTTGAACGGCCAGATCAGGCTGAATATATGAAGCAATTGGGCTGTATGGAAGCGCAAGGTTACCTGTACGCCAAACCGATGCCATTTGACGAACTTACCGCCTATTTAGAGTCCCATACTGGCTGA
- a CDS encoding sensor histidine kinase: protein MHRYYAYFAQQTRLWWWVICILVMAFLAGFVQFEKTLQSQLEQLETEHINTLSSANSFFSRELGDLRNSMRLLASHLQDLITHPEVDSDVPAIFQRLGGTLPKVSQIRWLNQEGNELFRTDFDGLETKTVPREALQNKQHRDYFKKVSQTLPGQLMLSRISLNIENGQVIRPFEPTVRALIHSPAGHPLGEGFLVVNFRLTSLFSYLATLSQNTTQLMIAYGDRSWLLHPEKTFEWGADVQSRSASLPQNNPMLWEQLDASPAVSVKLADENHVYSVNHTRIRYSEKKDDNEKVFFIARTPSTYYRQMVDKALLPAAVTGLLVFFLGCILLYREISLGLALQTLAEALNQEKDELAETLTVQQQLREELVEIEKMASLGMLVAGVAHEMNTPLGAAVMSVSDIQSRLEQLQLEIEQGLKRSALEQFLSASAESTSLALSNLQRASQLIKHFKRLAVDRTNETCSQFNLYQSIHDLLRAMQPQLKQQQVNTEVICSKTIYMHSFPGILSQVLQNLLNNCMHHAFEGVSNPAITIEAHQHDKWVTLTVTDNGRGIDERVQDSMFEPFITSNRHQGNTGLGLHLVHQWVCQLMEGKIQVHAPATGGTQFQLILPLQVTQHS from the coding sequence GTGCATCGATATTACGCCTATTTTGCTCAACAAACCCGGTTATGGTGGTGGGTAATATGTATTCTGGTAATGGCGTTTTTGGCGGGTTTTGTCCAGTTTGAAAAAACCCTGCAGAGTCAGCTTGAACAATTAGAAACCGAACATATCAACACCCTATCTTCGGCCAATTCATTTTTTAGCCGGGAATTGGGCGACTTGCGCAATAGTATGCGTTTATTGGCTTCACATTTGCAGGACCTGATTACCCATCCTGAGGTGGATAGCGATGTGCCCGCCATATTCCAACGCCTGGGCGGGACTTTGCCTAAGGTCTCGCAAATACGCTGGCTGAACCAGGAAGGCAATGAGTTGTTTCGCACCGACTTTGACGGGCTCGAAACAAAAACCGTGCCCAGGGAAGCCTTACAGAATAAACAACACAGAGACTATTTCAAAAAAGTCAGCCAAACCCTCCCCGGCCAACTGATGCTTAGTCGTATCAGCCTGAATATAGAAAATGGCCAGGTTATCCGACCTTTTGAGCCCACCGTTCGCGCGTTGATTCATAGCCCGGCGGGACACCCTCTTGGAGAGGGATTTCTGGTGGTTAATTTTCGGCTGACGTCCCTGTTTTCCTACCTTGCGACGTTAAGTCAGAATACCACTCAATTAATGATTGCCTACGGCGACCGTAGCTGGCTGCTGCATCCTGAAAAAACCTTTGAATGGGGCGCGGATGTGCAATCCCGCTCTGCCAGTTTGCCCCAGAACAATCCGATGTTGTGGGAACAACTTGATGCCAGCCCAGCCGTCTCGGTTAAACTGGCGGACGAAAACCATGTGTACAGCGTGAACCATACCCGTATTCGGTACAGCGAAAAGAAAGACGACAATGAGAAAGTTTTTTTTATTGCGCGCACGCCGTCCACTTATTACCGCCAAATGGTTGATAAGGCTCTGCTCCCCGCGGCCGTTACCGGACTTCTGGTGTTTTTTCTGGGCTGCATTTTATTATACCGGGAAATTTCATTAGGGCTGGCGTTACAGACCCTGGCAGAGGCATTAAATCAGGAAAAAGATGAACTGGCCGAGACCCTCACTGTGCAACAACAATTACGTGAAGAGCTCGTGGAAATTGAAAAAATGGCCTCACTAGGGATGTTGGTTGCCGGGGTGGCGCACGAGATGAATACGCCGTTGGGCGCGGCGGTGATGTCGGTCAGTGATATTCAGAGCCGGCTGGAACAGCTTCAATTGGAGATTGAACAAGGATTGAAAAGATCCGCCTTGGAACAGTTTCTTTCGGCCAGTGCTGAATCCACCTCTCTGGCGTTGTCTAATTTACAGCGCGCCAGTCAGTTAATTAAACACTTCAAGCGCCTGGCGGTGGATCGCACCAACGAAACCTGCTCCCAATTTAATCTTTACCAATCAATACATGACTTACTAAGAGCCATGCAACCTCAGCTCAAGCAACAGCAGGTCAATACAGAGGTTATTTGTTCAAAAACCATCTACATGCACAGTTTTCCCGGCATCTTATCGCAGGTGCTGCAAAATCTGCTCAACAACTGTATGCATCATGCTTTTGAAGGAGTGAGTAACCCTGCTATTACCATCGAAGCACATCAACACGACAAATGGGTTACACTGACGGTTACCGACAACGGCCGGGGCATAGACGAGCGAGTGCAGGATTCAATGTTTGAACCTTTCATTACCAGCAATCGCCACCAGGGCAACACCGGATTGGGTCTGCATCTGGTACACCAGTGGGTATGTCAGCTAATGGAAGGCAAGATTCAGGTGCATGCGCCAGCCACCGGAGGCACCCAGTTTCAGCTAATTTTGCCCCTTCAGGTCACTCAGCATAGCTGA